The DNA segment CGCCAGCGACAGACGCCGGTCGGCAAACATCGCCCACCCGGCCGCGTGATTGACACTTTCCACCAGCGACACCGCACCCGCCGGCAAACCAGCATCGGCCAGCGCCGGGTTCAGCGCGTGAGTGACAATCGCTTGCGCGGTGCCCAACGCGTCGCTGCCAATGCGCAGCACTGCGGTGTTGCCAGTGCGCAGTACGCCGGCGGCATCGGCGAACACATTCGGTCGTCCTTCAAACACGAAGGCGACGATGCCCAGCGGCGACACCACTTGCTCGACCTTCCAGCCGTCGTGTTCGACGCAACTGATGACCTTGCCGCGCGTGGCCGGCGCATCACGCCAGGCGCGCAGACCGGCGATCATGTCGCGGCGCATGCGCTCGTCGGCGAGCAGTCGGGTGGTCGAGCGACCACGGGCCTTGGCGCGCTCGATGTCGGCCAGGTTCGCGGCTTCGATCAAGGTCCAGCATTCCGGGGTTTCCAGGCGTTGCGCGAACAGGTCGAAGAAGCGACTGATGGCTTCGTCGGACACTGCCGACAATGCAGTGAATGCCGCTTCAGCACGCTCGATTGCCACCGCAGCCGCTTGTTGATCGACCACCGGAATCAGCAACAGCTCGCCACTCACCTGCTCGACCAGCAGGTGGTCACCGGGCTGAAACCGCGCCGCCAGTTCGGGGCTGACCACGGTCACGCGGTTACCAGCGAAAGGGATCGGCGTGCCAGCGACTAGACGTTCGAGCGCAAGAGACATGAAGCGGATTCACCATATGAGGGGCGGCCGGAAAATGTAGCGGATTCTGCGCTGAAACACACCTTCTACAAACACCACCGAACCTGTGGGAGCGGGCTTGCTCGCGAAGGCGTCGGCACCATCAACATGGATATTGAATGTGCTGGCCTCTTCGCGAGCAAGCCCGCTCCCACAGGTTTCGTGGTGTTTGGAAGATCAGGTCAGAACACCGACCAGCCAATCCGCGAACTGAGCATCTCCAGCGCCGCCATCCCCGCCAGCGAGTTGCCGGCGGCGTTGAGTTCCGGCGACCACACGCACACCGTGAACTGCCCGGGCACCACCGCGACGATCCCGCCGCCGACCCCGCTCTTGCCCGGCAGACCGACGCGGTAGGCGAAGTTGCCGGCCTCGTCATACAGGCCGCTGGTGGCCATGATCGAGTTGACCTGCTGGGTCTGGCGCCGGGTCAGGATCTGTTCGCCGCTGTGCTTGCAGAAACCGTCGTTGGCGAGGAAGCAGAATGCGCGGGCCAGATCGATGCAGTTCATGCGCAACGCGCAGTGGCTGAAGTAGCTGCGCAGCACCGCTTCGACATCGTTGTGGAAGTTGCCGAACGATTGCATCAGGTAAGCCATGGCCGCATTGCGGGCGCGATGCTGGTATTCGGATTCGGCGACCTTGCCGTCGACGATCACCTGCGGATTGCCCGACAGGCGCCGCACGAAGTCACGCATCGACAAGGCCGGCGCGGCGAATCGCGACTGATTGATGTCGCAGATCACCAGCGCCCCGGCGTTGATGAACGGATTGCGCGGACGCCCGCGTTCGAACTCCAGTTGCACCAGCGAGTTGAACGGCTGGCCAGACGGCTCGTGCCCCAGGCGCTCCCAGATCGCCTCGCCGGAGTGCTCGATTGCCTGCACCAGGCTGAACACCTTGGAAATACTCTGCACCGAGAACGGCGTCTCGGCGTCGCCGGCGCAATACATTTCGCCGTCGTTGCCATACACCGCAATGCCCAGCTGATTGGCCGGCACGGTGCCGAGGGCGGGAATGTAGTCAGCCACCTTGCCCTGCCCGATCAAGGGCCGAACAGCGTCAAGAATCTCGTTCAACAGCGCTTGCATGCCGGGTTCCGAAGTCTCGCCCCATGGGATTGCGGGGACACTGGGGCTAGACGCTGCGCAACTGCCACGAATCACACTGGCTATCACAGGGGACTGTGGTAGATGAAAGATTCAGGGCTGGCCACGATCAAGTGTGGGAGTGAGCTTGCTCACGAAGGGGTCGGCACAGTCAGCATTGATGTTGGCTGACCTGACGCTTTCGCGAGCAAGCTCGCTCCCACTGGGGCTGTGGTGGATGAAGGATTCAGGGCTGGCCACGATCAAGTGTGGGAGTGGGCTTGCTCACGCAGGGGTCGGCACAGTCAGCATTGATGTTGGCTGACCTGACGCTTTCGCGAGCAAGCTCGCTCCCACTGGGGCTGTGGTGGATGAAGGATTCAGGGCTGGCCACGATCAAGTGTGGGAGTGAGCTTGCTCACGAAGGGGCCGGTACAGTCAGCATTGATGTTGACTGAACTGACGCTTTCGCGAGCAAGCCCGCTCCCCCAGGGGGGCTGCTGCAAATCCGGAACTCAGTGGGCGCCGTCGAGACCGGCGAGCAGCGCACTGTCGCGGCTGTAGATATCCGGCGCATAACGTACCTGCCCATCCTTGCCGACCTGTGCCGTCCAGTAAGTCATCAGGATCGGTACCGGTGCCGACAGGCGGAATTCGTGGGTGCTGCCGGTGGCGAGCAAGGTGTCGGTGCGCGCGCGTTCCGCCGGGGTCAGCAGCAGGTCACGCAGTTGCATCGGGTGCTCGACCCGCACACAGCCGGAGCTGAATGCGCGCGGCCCCTTGTCAAACAGCGCCTTGCTCGGCGTGTCGTGCAGGTACACCGCGAACGGGTTGGGGAAGCGGATCACCAGTTGCCCCAGCGGATTTCGCGGCCCGGCGTCCTGGCGCAGCATGATGTTGCCGGGATTGTCCCAGTCGATATCCGCTGCGGCCAACGGCTGACCATGGGCGTCGAGCACTTGCAGGTTCTGGCGGCTGAGAAAGGTCTGATCCTTGCGGATCGCCGGCAGTTTGTCTTCCTTCCAGATGGTCGGCGGCACGGTCCACGTCGGGTTCAGGGTCAGACGGGTGACCCGGGATTTCAGCAGCGGGGTCTGCCGTTCGGCACGCCCGACCTGGGTGCGGGTCTGCCAGACTGGCACTCCCCCCTCATACAGCGTCAGCTCGGCGGCAGCGACGTTGACCAGCAAGCCGTTGGGCTCCATGTCCTGGGCCAGCCAGCGAAAGCGTTCGAGGTTGACCCGCAATTGTTCACGGCGCGTCAGCGGAGTGATGTTGAGTTCGGCAATCGTCCCCGGCCCGACCACGCCGTCAGCCTGCAGCGAATGGTTGGCCTGGAAGCTCTTCACCGCCTCTACCAGCACACCGTCATAGGCATTGCCGGGCGTACCGATGGCGTGGGTCAGATAGCCTTCGCTGTACAACCGTCGGGCCAGTTCCGGAACGCGCTTGTCTTCCATCGCCGGACGCAACAACGGGCCGTTGCCCACCGACTGCCAGTGCGGCAAGGCTTGCAGCCGTTGACTGGCGTAGAGATGGCGCAGGCTTTGGTATTGCGCCAGATGCGGACGGGCCAGATCGAAAGCGGCCTTGATGTCATGCAGCCCGGGTACGGCGATGGCGAGTAATTCGGCCTGCCGATCACGCGGGGCCTCATCGGCATGCCACAGCGGCTCGAAATGTGACTGCAGCAGACGACCGTAATGCAGGTCCTGCAGTGCTTGCAGGTAAGAACGACTGATGTCGATATCGGCACACAATTCGCCATCCTGCGGCGGGTTGGC comes from the Pseudomonas sp. RSB 5.4 genome and includes:
- the glsB gene encoding glutaminase B, whose amino-acid sequence is MQALLNEILDAVRPLIGQGKVADYIPALGTVPANQLGIAVYGNDGEMYCAGDAETPFSVQSISKVFSLVQAIEHSGEAIWERLGHEPSGQPFNSLVQLEFERGRPRNPFINAGALVICDINQSRFAAPALSMRDFVRRLSGNPQVIVDGKVAESEYQHRARNAAMAYLMQSFGNFHNDVEAVLRSYFSHCALRMNCIDLARAFCFLANDGFCKHSGEQILTRRQTQQVNSIMATSGLYDEAGNFAYRVGLPGKSGVGGGIVAVVPGQFTVCVWSPELNAAGNSLAGMAALEMLSSRIGWSVF
- a CDS encoding L,D-transpeptidase family protein gives rise to the protein MFKKYACYLSICLLAAPFVACAEEPLPPLQTLPTPPAPMPVEPQSPLQAVLIGLPQACPAIAAHLNGPALSQLQAFYQQQDWLPVWASETGRLPILRAQLQLLADDGLDPKRYPVAANPPQDGELCADIDISRSYLQALQDLHYGRLLQSHFEPLWHADEAPRDRQAELLAIAVPGLHDIKAAFDLARPHLAQYQSLRHLYASQRLQALPHWQSVGNGPLLRPAMEDKRVPELARRLYSEGYLTHAIGTPGNAYDGVLVEAVKSFQANHSLQADGVVGPGTIAELNITPLTRREQLRVNLERFRWLAQDMEPNGLLVNVAAAELTLYEGGVPVWQTRTQVGRAERQTPLLKSRVTRLTLNPTWTVPPTIWKEDKLPAIRKDQTFLSRQNLQVLDAHGQPLAAADIDWDNPGNIMLRQDAGPRNPLGQLVIRFPNPFAVYLHDTPSKALFDKGPRAFSSGCVRVEHPMQLRDLLLTPAERARTDTLLATGSTHEFRLSAPVPILMTYWTAQVGKDGQVRYAPDIYSRDSALLAGLDGAH
- a CDS encoding aldehyde dehydrogenase family protein, with the protein product MSLALERLVAGTPIPFAGNRVTVVSPELAARFQPGDHLLVEQVSGELLLIPVVDQQAAAVAIERAEAAFTALSAVSDEAISRFFDLFAQRLETPECWTLIEAANLADIERAKARGRSTTRLLADERMRRDMIAGLRAWRDAPATRGKVISCVEHDGWKVEQVVSPLGIVAFVFEGRPNVFADAAGVLRTGNTAVLRIGSDALGTAQAIVTHALNPALADAGLPAGAVSLVESVNHAAGWAMFADRRLSLAVARGSGRAVSQLGSIAQQAGTAVSLHGTGGAWLVADRDADATRFAAVVRNSLDRKVCNTLNVCLIHRERAAELVPLFLDALKQAGNARGQGCKLHIVAGSENCLPAEWQNATVEVYRAEGYQTEALAEALAESELGREWEWEETPEVSLMIVDDLDQAITLFNRYSPQFAVSLISEDAVSQERFYNAVNAPFVGNGITRWVDGQYALNKPELGLSNWESGRLFARSAILSGDGVFTVRSRMTQIDLSVKR